In Curtobacterium sp. TC1, the following proteins share a genomic window:
- a CDS encoding carbohydrate ABC transporter permease, protein MIDHETRSARFVRFGFLGLWLLITLFPLYWITITSLKAPGSIFSRPLTYWPTEFSLQNYIGLFAKSQFGVYVVNSLVVSLAAAVTATVISLLSGYVLSRFEFRTKGALLTAFFVTQMIPSFIALGPLYLLMTRLELVDNRVGLVLIYIAVCIPFSTVMLRGFFANVPAALEEAAMIDGCSRFGALFRVIVPVMKPGIVAAFIFNFVNCWNELFLSTTLMNSDANKTLPTAINGFISSFNIDWGPMSAAAVLTVIPTMVLFAFASRWIVQGLTAGAVKG, encoded by the coding sequence ATGATCGACCACGAGACCCGCTCAGCCCGGTTCGTCCGTTTCGGATTCCTCGGGCTGTGGCTCCTCATCACGCTGTTCCCGCTGTACTGGATCACCATCACGTCCCTGAAGGCGCCCGGCTCGATTTTCAGCCGGCCGCTCACGTACTGGCCGACGGAGTTCTCGCTGCAGAACTACATCGGGTTGTTCGCCAAGTCGCAGTTCGGCGTCTACGTGGTCAACAGCCTGGTCGTCAGCCTGGCGGCCGCGGTCACCGCGACGGTGATCTCGTTGCTGTCCGGCTACGTGCTCTCCCGCTTCGAGTTCCGGACGAAGGGCGCGCTGCTGACGGCGTTCTTCGTGACCCAGATGATCCCGTCGTTCATCGCGCTGGGGCCGTTGTACCTGCTCATGACGCGCCTCGAGCTGGTCGACAACCGGGTCGGGCTCGTCCTCATCTACATCGCCGTGTGCATCCCGTTCAGCACGGTCATGCTCCGCGGGTTCTTCGCGAACGTGCCCGCCGCACTCGAGGAAGCGGCCATGATCGACGGCTGCTCGCGGTTCGGCGCGCTCTTCCGCGTGATCGTACCCGTGATGAAGCCGGGGATCGTCGCAGCGTTCATCTTCAACTTCGTCAACTGCTGGAACGAGCTGTTCCTGTCGACGACCCTGATGAACAGCGACGCGAACAAGACCCTGCCGACCGCGATCAACGGCTTCATCAGCAGCTTCAACATCGACTGGGGACCCATGTCGGCGGCCGCGGTCCTGACCGTCATCCCGACGATGGTGCTGTTCGCGTTCGCGAGTCGGTGGATCGTGCAGGGGCTCACGGCGGGCGCGGTCAAGGGCTGA
- a CDS encoding carbohydrate ABC transporter permease, producing MAPALVFVAVFVYYPLFAGGQMAFRNWNLNNLSDTSWVGLGNFRDILTDPVFYTVLRNSVVWVVASLVPQFVIGFALALWLRRRFRFRGLYQALVFFPWAVSGFLIGILFRWMFNSEFGVVNDLLAKVGLIDEPINWLADPATAMVAVLIANIWYGVTFFAIMILAALQSVPDEMLEAAALDGAGKVRTLFSIVIPYIRVTLALTVLLRVIWIFNFPDIIYGMTGGGPADRTHIITTWMIQTTQRGDYGRASALGLIVIAVLLVFSVFYLLAMREKGPKTR from the coding sequence ATGGCACCCGCACTCGTCTTCGTGGCGGTGTTCGTCTACTACCCGTTGTTCGCGGGCGGCCAGATGGCGTTCCGCAACTGGAACCTCAACAACCTCAGCGACACGTCGTGGGTGGGACTCGGCAACTTCCGCGACATCCTCACCGACCCCGTCTTCTACACGGTGCTCCGGAACTCGGTCGTCTGGGTCGTCGCCTCGCTCGTGCCGCAGTTCGTGATCGGCTTCGCACTCGCCCTGTGGCTGCGACGCAGGTTCCGGTTCCGCGGGTTGTACCAGGCGCTCGTGTTCTTCCCGTGGGCGGTGTCCGGGTTCCTCATCGGGATCCTGTTCCGCTGGATGTTCAACAGCGAGTTCGGCGTCGTCAACGACCTGCTCGCCAAGGTCGGACTGATCGACGAGCCGATCAACTGGCTCGCCGACCCGGCGACCGCCATGGTCGCCGTGCTCATCGCGAACATCTGGTACGGGGTCACGTTCTTCGCGATCATGATCCTCGCGGCGTTGCAGTCGGTGCCCGACGAGATGCTCGAAGCCGCCGCGCTCGACGGGGCCGGCAAGGTCCGCACGCTCTTCTCGATCGTGATCCCGTACATCCGCGTCACGCTCGCCCTCACGGTGCTCCTGCGGGTCATCTGGATCTTCAACTTCCCCGACATCATCTACGGCATGACGGGCGGCGGCCCCGCCGACCGCACCCACATCATCACCACGTGGATGATCCAGACCACCCAGCGCGGCGACTACGGCCGGGCCTCGGCGCTCGGGCTCATCGTCATCGCCGTGCTGCTCGTGTTCTCCGTGTTCTACCTGCTCGCGATGCGGGAGAAGGGACCCAAGACCCGATGA
- a CDS encoding ABC transporter substrate-binding protein, with protein MKSTKMIAALSLGLATALLAGGCSAPSSSDGTVTLQMVESLTNPTRTTLLKELLADFEDENPDIRVELISPPTDQADQKIQQMLQSGNGVDVLEVRDTTVGPFSANGWISDMSTELDDWSGWDDLTENAVDYAKNDDGTVYYIPYGFYGLSLFYRTDLTKDAGFDAPPASWDDLLEQATAVQESGDGDYGYAFRGGMNGNSNLVTAIEAYVADDLDTENAFRLENGDTIFSAPEAQDAADMYFDLFEKASPPSSVAWGYPEMVEGFSNGSTAFLLQDPEVISAIGTSTAIEADQWTTAPLLTGPTGKAAQAVATSGWGTAESSEHKAEAAKLIEFLSSGDASTRFTKENSLVPILTSATEDPFYSEGAWASYVTMTDAPETYIPVVQPRTVAWWTEWTQKADSELQRVLVGDMTSKQLLASWDEYWTEKDAK; from the coding sequence GTGAAAAGCACCAAGATGATCGCGGCGCTCAGCCTGGGCCTCGCCACCGCGCTGCTGGCAGGAGGCTGCTCCGCCCCGAGCAGCAGCGACGGCACCGTCACCCTGCAGATGGTCGAGAGCCTGACGAACCCGACGCGCACGACGCTCCTCAAGGAGCTCCTCGCCGACTTCGAGGACGAGAACCCCGACATCCGGGTCGAGCTCATCTCGCCGCCGACCGACCAGGCCGACCAGAAGATCCAGCAGATGCTGCAGTCCGGCAACGGTGTCGACGTGCTCGAGGTCCGTGACACGACGGTCGGGCCCTTCAGCGCGAACGGCTGGATCAGCGACATGTCGACCGAACTCGACGACTGGTCCGGCTGGGACGACCTGACCGAGAACGCCGTCGACTACGCCAAGAACGACGACGGCACCGTCTACTACATCCCCTACGGCTTCTACGGCCTGAGCCTGTTCTACCGCACGGACCTCACGAAGGACGCCGGGTTCGACGCCCCGCCCGCCTCGTGGGACGACCTGCTCGAGCAGGCCACGGCGGTGCAGGAGTCGGGCGACGGCGACTACGGCTACGCCTTCCGCGGTGGCATGAACGGCAACTCCAACCTCGTCACCGCCATCGAGGCCTACGTGGCCGACGACCTCGACACCGAGAACGCGTTCCGACTGGAGAACGGCGACACGATCTTCTCGGCACCGGAAGCCCAGGACGCCGCCGACATGTACTTCGACCTCTTCGAGAAGGCCTCGCCGCCGTCGAGCGTCGCGTGGGGCTACCCGGAGATGGTCGAGGGCTTCTCGAACGGCTCGACCGCGTTCCTCCTGCAGGACCCCGAGGTCATCAGCGCGATCGGGACCTCGACGGCCATCGAGGCCGACCAGTGGACCACGGCACCCCTGCTGACCGGGCCGACCGGGAAAGCCGCCCAGGCCGTCGCCACGTCGGGCTGGGGCACCGCTGAGTCGAGTGAGCACAAGGCCGAGGCAGCGAAGCTGATCGAGTTCCTGTCGTCGGGCGACGCCTCCACGCGCTTCACCAAGGAGAACAGCCTCGTCCCGATCCTGACCAGCGCCACCGAGGACCCGTTCTACAGCGAGGGCGCCTGGGCGAGCTACGTCACGATGACCGACGCACCGGAGACCTACATCCCCGTCGTGCAGCCGCGCACCGTCGCATGGTGGACCGAGTGGACCCAGAAGGCCGACTCTGAGCTGCAGCGGGTCCTCGTCGGCGACATGACGAGCAAGCAACTGCTCGCCAGCTGGGACGAGTACTGGACCGAGAAGGACGCGAAGTGA
- a CDS encoding aminotransferase class V-fold PLP-dependent enzyme, which produces MAFATTTDAARTDPAVGPEPLTLQDGRPAAAAFTLDPHLGHLNHGSFGAVPRATQAEQQRLRDVMEAAPVAWFPPLPGLVAQARGRVAEFLGTDVRDTAFVANASAGASVVYSSLPVGRRVEILVTDHGYGAVTMGAERLARRWNGRVRTVSVPLDADHDTAAQIITDSITDATSLVVIDQVTSPTARRLPAGAVARHAAQLGVPVLVDGAHAPGLLADPLADLECDFWVGNLHKFTCAPRGTGVLVARGPLVQELNPSIDSWGATDPFPERFDTQGTLDLTGWLAASTSLDLIGDTWGWDTARRYMSDLADHAVDVVAGAFSAITGEDHRVDVGMPVGALRLVRLPGALAAGHGEGNALRDRVLDELGVECAFTAFAGVGYLRLSTHVYNTAADYESFAERCVPVLADWARTA; this is translated from the coding sequence ATGGCATTCGCGACCACCACCGACGCCGCTCGAACTGATCCCGCGGTCGGCCCCGAGCCGCTGACGCTCCAGGACGGGCGGCCGGCGGCTGCTGCGTTCACGCTCGACCCGCACCTCGGCCACCTCAACCACGGCTCGTTCGGCGCTGTGCCCCGCGCCACGCAGGCCGAGCAGCAGCGCCTCCGTGACGTGATGGAAGCAGCCCCGGTCGCCTGGTTCCCGCCGCTGCCCGGGCTCGTCGCGCAGGCTCGCGGCCGCGTCGCCGAGTTCCTCGGCACCGACGTCCGGGACACGGCGTTCGTCGCGAACGCGAGTGCCGGCGCGAGCGTCGTCTACTCGAGCCTGCCGGTGGGCCGCCGTGTCGAGATCCTCGTCACCGACCACGGCTACGGAGCGGTCACGATGGGTGCCGAGCGACTTGCCCGGCGCTGGAACGGCCGCGTCCGCACCGTCTCGGTCCCGCTCGACGCCGACCACGACACGGCAGCCCAGATCATCACGGACAGCATCACCGACGCGACGTCCCTCGTCGTCATCGACCAAGTGACGTCCCCCACGGCGCGGCGCCTCCCGGCCGGGGCGGTGGCACGGCACGCCGCGCAGCTCGGAGTGCCCGTCCTCGTCGACGGTGCGCACGCGCCCGGACTGCTCGCCGATCCGCTCGCCGACCTCGAGTGCGACTTCTGGGTCGGCAACCTGCACAAGTTCACCTGTGCGCCCCGCGGGACCGGCGTCCTGGTCGCCCGCGGCCCCCTCGTCCAGGAGCTCAACCCGTCGATCGACTCCTGGGGTGCGACCGACCCCTTCCCGGAGCGCTTCGACACCCAGGGCACCCTCGACCTCACCGGTTGGCTCGCGGCATCGACGTCGCTCGACCTGATCGGCGACACGTGGGGATGGGACACAGCTCGCCGCTACATGTCCGACTTGGCCGACCACGCCGTCGACGTCGTGGCGGGAGCCTTCTCGGCGATCACCGGCGAGGACCACCGCGTCGACGTCGGCATGCCCGTCGGCGCGCTCCGCCTCGTGCGGCTGCCCGGAGCGCTCGCCGCCGGACACGGCGAGGGCAACGCGCTCCGCGACCGCGTCCTGGACGAGCTCGGCGTCGAGTGCGCGTTCACGGCCTTCGCGGGCGTGGGCTACCTGCGGCTGTCGACCCACGTCTACAACACCGCTGCCGACTACGAGTCGTTCGCCGAACGCTGCGTGCCCGTCCTCGCGGACTGGGCCCGCACCGCCTGA
- a CDS encoding FadR/GntR family transcriptional regulator encodes MSAVDDAFHGLRHMISSGRLGAGQRFPPEADLCQELGVSRGSLREAVRMLSALGAVESRHGSGVYVSALRPEDIIGSLALTVGLLPLSGLLDVYELRRVLESHAAAQAAARASTDLLDELDGVLDALEATTDVEESAQLDSDFHEAIARAGGNPTMVALLGVFRSRSRAYQMFDMPDGQTIKHTSDQAHRAIARAIRQRDPVAAATAAASHVAQTEQWLRHYRPDPTG; translated from the coding sequence ATGTCCGCGGTCGACGATGCCTTCCACGGCCTGCGTCACATGATCAGCTCAGGGCGCCTCGGCGCCGGGCAGCGGTTCCCGCCCGAGGCGGACCTCTGTCAGGAGCTCGGGGTCTCGCGCGGGTCGTTGCGCGAGGCTGTCCGCATGCTCTCCGCCCTCGGTGCCGTCGAGTCCCGCCACGGATCCGGCGTCTACGTGTCGGCGCTCCGCCCCGAGGACATCATCGGCAGCCTCGCCCTCACCGTCGGCCTGCTGCCACTGTCCGGACTCCTCGACGTGTACGAGTTGCGCCGGGTGCTCGAGAGCCACGCCGCGGCCCAGGCCGCCGCGCGCGCCAGCACCGACCTGCTCGACGAGCTCGACGGCGTGCTCGACGCACTCGAGGCCACCACGGACGTCGAGGAGTCCGCGCAGCTCGACTCCGACTTCCACGAGGCGATCGCCCGGGCCGGAGGCAACCCGACCATGGTCGCGCTGCTCGGCGTGTTCCGGAGCCGCAGTCGCGCGTACCAGATGTTCGACATGCCGGACGGGCAGACCATCAAGCACACCAGCGACCAGGCGCACCGGGCCATCGCACGGGCCATCCGGCAGCGCGATCCGGTCGCCGCAGCCACGGCGGCGGCGAGCCACGTCGCACAGACGGAGCAGTGGCTGCGGCACTACCGTCCCGACCCGACGGGCTGA
- a CDS encoding TetR/AcrR family transcriptional regulator produces the protein MPRPRKFDEADVVERARRTFAESGFDGTSLDDLLAATGLGRQSLYNTFGGKKELFMRAFLSDTAEAVEVVQAVLRSAESPIARIRTQLVSVAVEHGAAQGAPSLLLRAAVELSARDPEVAATVTETFDTIRAGYTACIVDAQAAGEVEADADAEALGTYFCAVIEGMGAIGRVGTSRAALLQVGIASLAALPITSLGKEHLGTADGPWD, from the coding sequence ATGCCCCGACCGCGCAAGTTCGACGAGGCCGACGTCGTCGAGCGCGCCCGGCGCACGTTCGCGGAGTCCGGGTTCGACGGCACCTCCCTCGACGACCTGCTCGCGGCGACGGGACTCGGGCGGCAGAGCCTCTACAACACGTTCGGCGGCAAGAAGGAGCTCTTCATGCGCGCGTTCCTCAGCGACACCGCCGAGGCCGTCGAGGTCGTGCAGGCGGTTCTGCGGAGTGCGGAGTCGCCGATCGCACGGATCCGGACGCAGTTGGTGTCCGTGGCCGTGGAGCACGGTGCAGCGCAGGGGGCACCCTCGCTGCTGCTCCGCGCGGCGGTGGAGCTGTCGGCCCGTGACCCGGAGGTCGCCGCGACCGTCACGGAGACCTTCGACACCATCCGCGCCGGCTACACGGCTTGCATCGTCGACGCGCAGGCGGCCGGCGAGGTCGAGGCCGATGCCGACGCGGAGGCGCTCGGCACCTACTTCTGCGCGGTGATCGAGGGGATGGGGGCGATCGGGCGCGTCGGGACCTCGCGAGCGGCGCTCCTGCAAGTGGGGATCGCGAGCCTCGCGGCCCTGCCGATCACGTCGCTCGGCAAGGAACACCTCGGCACCGCGGACGGTCCCTGGGACTGA
- a CDS encoding SDR family NAD(P)-dependent oxidoreductase codes for MVGALQDKTALVTGGTSGIGLAVVRRFVAEGAHVFVTGRRQEALDAVRDELGDAVTTIRADAARAEDIATVFAAVAERGHGLDAMHANAGGGEFKPLDAVTSEDFEATFGTNVRGTTLTVQGALPFLREGSAVVVTGSTAAAGTEPSFGLYGASKAAIAALTRTWAAELAPRGVRINTVVPGPTEAPGLAGLAPGNPDALLEQMASGMPFGRLLRPEEVAATVLFLVSDQSSGMTGSELLVDGGSSIA; via the coding sequence ATGGTCGGAGCACTGCAGGACAAGACCGCACTCGTCACGGGCGGTACCTCGGGTATCGGGCTCGCCGTCGTGCGCCGCTTCGTCGCCGAGGGGGCACACGTCTTCGTCACCGGGCGACGGCAGGAGGCGCTCGACGCCGTGCGCGACGAGCTCGGCGACGCGGTCACGACGATCCGCGCCGATGCCGCCCGAGCGGAGGACATCGCAACCGTCTTCGCTGCGGTCGCCGAGCGTGGTCACGGTCTGGACGCCATGCACGCCAACGCCGGTGGCGGCGAGTTCAAGCCGCTCGACGCCGTCACCTCCGAGGACTTCGAGGCGACGTTCGGCACCAACGTCCGCGGGACCACCCTGACCGTCCAGGGCGCCTTGCCGTTCCTGCGCGAGGGGTCCGCCGTCGTCGTCACCGGATCGACGGCGGCAGCCGGCACCGAGCCATCGTTCGGCCTGTACGGGGCGTCGAAGGCCGCGATCGCCGCCCTCACCCGCACGTGGGCAGCGGAGCTCGCGCCGCGCGGCGTCCGGATCAACACCGTCGTCCCCGGGCCCACGGAGGCCCCGGGTCTCGCGGGCCTCGCTCCGGGCAACCCGGACGCGCTCCTCGAGCAGATGGCGAGCGGTATGCCGTTCGGCCGCCTCCTGCGCCCGGAGGAGGTCGCCGCCACCGTGCTCTTCCTCGTGTCCGACCAGAGCTCGGGGATGACCGGGAGCGAGCTCCTCGTCGACGGGGGCAGCAGCATCGCTTGA
- a CDS encoding DUF4411 family protein → MSGGQVYSVDTSALIDGMERFYPRPNFPALWERIDLLIDDGRMHISEEAWSEATSVDAPVREWCEEEGAGRERSIYATTAAVAAIAGQIGTQFPNWVKQGRKNGADPFVIAVAEVEGGMVISGETNGGPGRLVDLITSEDWVIG, encoded by the coding sequence ATGAGCGGCGGCCAGGTCTACTCCGTCGACACGAGCGCGCTCATCGACGGTATGGAGCGATTCTACCCGCGACCGAACTTTCCGGCGTTATGGGAACGCATCGACCTGCTCATCGACGACGGCCGCATGCACATTTCCGAAGAGGCATGGTCGGAAGCGACCTCCGTGGACGCGCCTGTGCGGGAGTGGTGCGAGGAAGAGGGAGCGGGGCGAGAGCGCAGCATCTACGCAACTACAGCGGCAGTTGCTGCGATCGCTGGCCAGATCGGCACGCAGTTCCCCAACTGGGTCAAGCAGGGCCGGAAGAATGGCGCTGACCCATTCGTCATCGCCGTCGCGGAGGTCGAGGGCGGCATGGTCATCTCGGGCGAAACGAACGGCGGCCCCGGTCGGCTGGTGGACTTGATCACTTCCGAGGACTGGGTCATCGGCTGA